A segment of the Bacillus sp. es.034 genome:
AACAATCCATGTGGAGGGAATACAATGTTACAGAAAAAAGTACAGCAATATATTGATGAAACGAAAGGATCGGGGGTCCCTGTTCCTTTGTTTAAACAAGAGAGAGACTATGTGTTAAATCACGGTTTACTGGATGCTGACGAAGTTGTCACCCCGGAAGCAGATTCACGCTTCAAGGGTGCATATATTGAACGTTGTGATAAAGAAACCGAAGAACTGATCGGGGAGGAATCTGACGACTTTCTGGATCAGCCAATCACTTATTTGAAACAACATAAAAACGAGTTCGTTTTTCTTGAATCCAAATGGTTCGCTCTGATTGGAGTGGATGCTGTTTCCGTGGAAGTGGACGACGTATTTGGTACTTATGATGCGATGCTTGGGTTAAAACTGCAAAAGAAGTATCGGAGTCAGATAGAGGATTATTTAGACGAGTTCCTTGAAGGTGTATCTTCTTATGATTTGTTGTTCAATGGGGAAGATGGGTTGTGGGACTTGAATTTCACGTTGAATGATCACCGTGGTTTTGAGGAAAGCCAAACCATGCTTACGGTTTACGAGCTTATTTATGATTTTCTCTTCCGCCTTCTACAAACTGTGGAAGAGTCCTAAAAGAACGATCCCTCTCGAACGAATCCGAGGGGGATTTTATTTTGCCCTTTTTTGTTTGACCGGCTCGTAATCGAACAACTTACCTTCATAGACCAGGTGGAAATGGGGGTGCTTTCTGAAATCTTCCGGAGTGATCAGCGCAGGAAGCTTATCCCACAGTTTGATACCGGAACGCTGAAGAACTTCTGCTACGAACTGGGAACAAAAGTAGGAGTTGCTGAATTCGATAGGTTCATTCATGGATACGCCGAATACCCCGAGAATGTTATAGAGGAATTTTTTGCGGCTCCTTTTAAAGACGTTTAATACCCGCTTCATTTTATCAATGTCCCTATCCGTTACCTCCAATTGATAAATGACGCAAGTGGTATGAGGGTATTTGCTGTACGTTCCATGAAAGATATCCTCTTTGACAAAACCGCCATTTATGGGGTTGTTAGGATGTTTGCGACCAAAGCTGTATAACTCAGTCAGTTCACGGTCGAAGGAAATGGACGCATGATTGTATGGGGCTTTCGTGTACTTTTTGATGGACTTTGTAAACAGGGTTCCTGTATCCGTCAATAAAATAAAAATATATTTACTCTCCATAGCTCATTCCCTCTTTTAAAGTAGTAGAATTTCCCATATGCTTAATTATACAATAAATGCACCGTTTGAATACGTTCATTTGAGGAGGGGCATGAAAATGGATTCGGCCATTTGGACTTTATTTATTATCTTTATAGGATTGGTCGTTGTCAACGTCTTGTTTTTACAGATCAAAAGAAACCAGAGGGGAAAAGACTTCTCAGGGATTTCCCTAAGAGTGAAAACATGGTGGGGGATGTTCGTGGTATTTTGTTTAGCGACTTTATTTAATCCTGTTATATCCATGTTTTCGTTAATGGTTCTATGTTTCTTTTCCCTCAAAGAGTATTTCTCGATGATGAAGACACGGAAAGCCGACAGGCGGATATTCTTATGGGCTTATATATCGATCCCGCTTCAGTTTTACTGGATCTATATAGGATGGTATGGCATGTTCATAGTATTTATTCCCGTTTACGTATTTCTACTGCTTCCCCTGCCCCGGCTTTTAGGAAAAGGGACACTGGGATTCCTTCGCTCCGTCAGCTCTACTCAATGGGGGATCATGCTGATGGTGTTTGGTTTAAGTCACCTTGCATATTACCAGATTGCGAGTCCTGAATATGGTGCTAATCTTGTTCTTTTCCTGGTCGTGCTGACCCAGGTGAGCGATATCGTTCAATTTGTTGTCTCTATGTACATCGGGAATAGGAAGGTGGTTCCGACTTCCAATCCTTTTATTACATGGGAAGGGTTTCTGTCGGCGATGGTGGTTACAACTGGAGTGTCGTATTTCTTGTATCCTTTTTTAACCCCCTTGGACATTCGATTCGGCATTCTGTCAGGACTCATCATCAGCATCAGTGGTTTTGTCGGAAGCTTGACTATATCTGTATTGAAGCGCGACCTTCTCATCGGTAATCAAGAAAGAATGGCTGAGTTAAAAGAGAGCTACCTCAATCGTGTAGACAGCCTTGCTTATACTTCGCCCATCTTCTTCCACATCATTCGTTATTACTTTGATTTTATGTGAAGAAATAATAGAGGGACGGACCTTTAACAAGGTCCGT
Coding sequences within it:
- a CDS encoding branched-chain amino acid aminotransferase, with product MLQKKVQQYIDETKGSGVPVPLFKQERDYVLNHGLLDADEVVTPEADSRFKGAYIERCDKETEELIGEESDDFLDQPITYLKQHKNEFVFLESKWFALIGVDAVSVEVDDVFGTYDAMLGLKLQKKYRSQIEDYLDEFLEGVSSYDLLFNGEDGLWDLNFTLNDHRGFEESQTMLTVYELIYDFLFRLLQTVEES
- a CDS encoding phosphatidate cytidylyltransferase gives rise to the protein MDSAIWTLFIIFIGLVVVNVLFLQIKRNQRGKDFSGISLRVKTWWGMFVVFCLATLFNPVISMFSLMVLCFFSLKEYFSMMKTRKADRRIFLWAYISIPLQFYWIYIGWYGMFIVFIPVYVFLLLPLPRLLGKGTLGFLRSVSSTQWGIMLMVFGLSHLAYYQIASPEYGANLVLFLVVLTQVSDIVQFVVSMYIGNRKVVPTSNPFITWEGFLSAMVVTTGVSYFLYPFLTPLDIRFGILSGLIISISGFVGSLTISVLKRDLLIGNQERMAELKESYLNRVDSLAYTSPIFFHIIRYYFDFM